CTGGAAGGGAAGCTTATTAGAAATTTAGGGGGGGGGTTGCCACATTTTCTTTCTAGTGAAAGACCAAAATATATTTTAGGGGAATATTTTTACAGCAAGACATTGTTGGATTCAGTAACTgttgaaatgttaaaaaataaacaaacaaaaacatgccTTTTGTGAACTACTCATTTGTAGGTATTTCAGCCACGGCCTTCAGATCATGAAAAATATGGAGGTGATCCTCAGCAGCCTCACAAACTGCATCTTGTCACTAGAATCAAAAGTGGAATAGGTCGTCCATACTGGGAAAAGAAGATAATACATGATCTTGGACTGGATAAAGTATACTTTCTAAATTACTTTATTTCATGTTTATCATGCACATCAGTAAAGTAATTAGCCTAGAAATTTAGAAATTCTTCTCAGATCTTCACCATAGTACACTGCTTTGATATTTTTTGTCCTGTGGGACCCTgactctgcaaacatttatgcatgtccTTAACTGTACTACAGtgagaaatcccattgaaatcaaaaggactACTCACAATAGTAAAGTTGAGCAAATAGGTAGGTATTTGCATGATTGGAGCATAGATGTATGGATCTCCCAAGGATATTAATAGGAAATATACATTTGTAAGGAAAGCAGAAAACCAGCATTGAGACTGCTATgcatagatatatacacacactgctcATTAGTTCACTCTTATTTGTTGGGTCATGTTAATCAGTGCTTGTGAGTATTTGGACAGTCTGGGtgtattaatgaagatgttagaGAATCccaaatgtttaataaattttagcaCACTTAGTCTCAGTAAGTGTGAATTTCCCAAAGTAGTTTAATTTTGTGTACCTATGTTCTTCTTTTATTGATATGTGAATACATCAGTTCCCAGAGACACAAAGTGCCTTTTCGAAGTGAGTTTGTAACATTTATTCTGCATTGTTTCTAGGCAAATCAGCCCCGAGTGCACAAAAATATCCCATCTGTGAATGGAAAACTGAAAGTCATAAAGCATCTAATAAGGTTTGTTAACTCTTCCTTTAACCAGCAACAATTAAAATAACTTGTTAGCATAGTCCATGTTTTAAACAAATTCTCTTGTCTGTAGAATACAGCCCCTGAAACTACCGCATGGAATTCCAACA
The DNA window shown above is from Trachemys scripta elegans isolate TJP31775 chromosome 1, CAS_Tse_1.0, whole genome shotgun sequence and carries:
- the MRPL30 gene encoding 39S ribosomal protein L30, mitochondrial, with the protein product MAAAVLGCVAKRYPGAWRTLAKSSVESLTWTGWIRHKFTKSRIPASVFQPRPSDHEKYGGDPQQPHKLHLVTRIKSGIGRPYWEKKIIHDLGLDKANQPRVHKNIPSVNGKLKVIKHLIRIQPLKLPHGIPTEEEMSDTLLKSTGELVIRRHLKPVEQKAIKS